One Babesia bovis T2Bo chromosome 4 map unlocalized Chr4_1, whole genome shotgun sequence genomic window carries:
- a CDS encoding putative tyrosine phosphatase type IVA 3, whose protein sequence is MKGSQSSHSYVLNKPTKIEFHKLRILILDAPNNSNVKLYLHEMLDFGVTYLVRTCETNYDDSAIIEENIAIKELIFNDGEPPSDEIVAEWLKLVKEVVASNGSVAVHCVAGLGRAPVLACIALVEYGMHPLDAICFVRERRKGAINRKQLEFLKSYKKRKNTGSCMRFCPVM, encoded by the coding sequence ATGAAAGGGTCTCAATCATCACACAGCTATGTGCTGAACAAGCCCACCAAAATTGAGTTTCACAAGCTGCGTATACTAATACTTGATGCTCCAAACAATTCAAACGTCAAGTTATATTTGCACGAAATGCTTGATTTTGGAGTTACTTATCTTGTGCGGACTTGTGAAACTAATTATGATGATTCGGCAATAATTGAAGAAAATATTGCTATCAAGGAGCTTATATTTAACGACGGAGAACCACCATCGGATGAAATAGTTGCCGAGTGGTTAAAGCTTGTCAAGGAGGTGGTTGCAAGCAATGGTTCTGTGGCGGTACACTGTGTCGCTGGACTTGGTCGTGCACCAGTTCTAGCTTGCATCGCTCTTGTAGAATACGGTATGCATCCTTTGGATGCCATATGTTTCGTGCGTGAAAGGAGGAAGGGGGCAATAAACCGCAAGCAGCTGGAATTTCTCAAATCATACAAGAAGCGCAAAAATACTGGTTCATGCATGCGATTTTGTCCCGTTATGTAA